One window of Acipenser ruthenus chromosome 45, fAciRut3.2 maternal haplotype, whole genome shotgun sequence genomic DNA carries:
- the LOC131720938 gene encoding gastrula zinc finger protein XlCGF57.1-like, protein MESVYIKQEEVLELVPVCIKQEMTELEPDHIKEETELESVRIKEETELEPVHIKEEETELEPVHMKEETELEPVHIKEETELESVRIKEETELEPVHIKEEETELEPVHMKEETELEPVHIKEETELEPVHMKEKTELEPVHMKEETELEPVHIKEESELEPVHMKEETELEPVHMKEETELEPVHMKEEETELQPFYIEQSDLLCKDSENISRPKISHHCSECWKSFSRLGNLKTHQRIHTGEALHHCPKYGESFSQLGNLKTQQRIHSGEKPYHCSECGKSFTVLGSLKTHQRIHTGEKPYHCTECGKSFTVLGSLKTHQRIHTGEKPYHCTECWKSFSQLGHLKTHQRTHTGEKPYHCVECGDSFSWLGNLKRHQRIHTGEKPYHCSECGKNFSCLKSLQLHQRIHTGEKPYYCNECGKSFTESGQLKTHQRIHTGEKPYHCTECGESFTESGTLKTHQRIHTGEKPYRCTECGESFRQSSTLKRHLQIHTEASLPPSQSLTSPPYMFECVES, encoded by the coding sequence ATggagtctgtttacattaaacaggaggaggttctggAATTGGTACCtgtctgcattaaacaggagatgactgaactggagcctgaccacattaaagaagagactgaactggagtctgtccgcattaaagaagagactgaactggagcctgtccacattaaagaggaagagactgaactggagcctgtccacatgaaagaagagactgaactggagcctgtccacattaaagaagagactgaactggagtctgtccgcattaaagaagagactgaactggagcctgtccacattaaagaggaagagactgaactggagcctgtccacatgaaagaagagactgaactggagcctgtccacattaaagaagagactgaactggagcctgtccacatgaaagaaaagactgaactggagcctgtccacatgaaagaagagactgaactggagcctgtccacattaaagaagagtctgaactggagcctgtccacatgaaagaagagactgaactggagcctgtccacatgaaagaagagactgaactggagcctgtccacatgaaagaggaagagactgaattGCAGCCTTTCTACATTGAACAGTCTGATTTGTTGTGTAAGGATTCAGAAAACATATCCCGGccaaagatatcacatcattgtTCTGAATGTTGGAAGAGCTTCAGTCgattaggaaacctaaaaacacaccagcgaattcacactggagaggcGCTGCATCACTGTCCTAAATATGGggagagtttcagtcagttaggaaacctaaaaacacagcaGCGAATTCactctggagagaagccgtatcactgttctgaatgtgggaagagtttcactgtgttaggaagcctaaaaacacaccagcgaattcacactggagagaagccgtatcactgtactgaatgtgggaagagtttcactgtgttaggaagcctaaaaacacaccagcgaattcacactggagagaagccgtatcactgtactgaatgttggAAGAGCTTCAGTCAATTAGGtcacctaaaaacacaccagcgaactcacactggagagaagccgtatcactgtgttGAATGTGGGGACAGCTTCAGTtggttaggaaacctaaaaagacaccaacgaattcatactggagagaagccatatcactgttctgaatgtggAAAGAACTTTAGTTGCTTAAAAAGCCTACAActacaccaacgaattcacactggagagaagccatattactgtaatgaatgtgggaaaagcttcacTGAATCAGGACAactaaaaacacaccaacgaattcacactggagagaagccgtatcactgtactgaatgtggggagagcttcactGAATCAGGAACcctaaaaacacaccaacgaattcacactggagagaagccatatcgctGTAccgaatgtggggagagcttcagaCAGTCAAGCACCCTAAAACGACACCTGCAAATTCACACtgaagccagcctccctccctcccagtccctcacctctccaccctacatgtttgagtgtgtggagagctga